In one Lolium rigidum isolate FL_2022 chromosome 3, APGP_CSIRO_Lrig_0.1, whole genome shotgun sequence genomic region, the following are encoded:
- the LOC124704529 gene encoding G-type lectin S-receptor-like serine/threonine-protein kinase At2g19130 — protein MISWHKLRLLLLLDWLSFSAAAAAADTLSVGEFLAGNRTLISEGGKFELGFFSPTGNGNSRYYVGIWYKQIPVQTVIWVMNRDLPVSDPSSAELTVAPDGNLLLLQNGNQTKKPIWSSTNSSYARPSVGPVVAVLLDTGNLVLRGNSSQQIIWQSFDHPTDTLVPGGRVGLNKRTGAYQALVSWRSADDPSTGWYTDRVDPFGVSGQYTFLWNGTTVYYYSGAWDGQRFASVPEMGISARYRYILVNNDEEVSFSFEVTDPSTLSRMVMSPNGQYTMYDWSSKSGGQWLLHFATPTSPCDVYSACGAFGLCDAASSRYCRCLPAFDATSPGDWSGGCARKTSLHCSNDSASTDGFLPVQNVKLPSRYITDTDGGGSAGDCASACLRNCSCTAYAYEGGCLVWAGGLRNIQQLTDGDAAGSTLFLRVAAADLAANSNHVGLSTIDRDAILVASALAFLTILCCLFSVVAWRRRRGAQTVWLDGSLLVFNHGYLVRCTKNFSEKLGMGSFGSVYKGKLRDRTAVAVKRLELGGSAQGEKQFRAEVRTLGRIHHVNLVRLRGFCVTARERLLVYDYMPNGSLASAMSGAGFGMLDWGARFGIMVGVARGLAYLHEQCQERIVHCDVKPENILLDAAFCAKVADFGMAKLIGRDFSAALTTARGTVGYLAPEWVLGLPVTSKADVYSYGMTLLELVSGRRNRDAGGRGVGYFPLWAATKVSEGQFLAILDERLAGAADMEELSRACNAASWCIQQTEALRPTMGQVVQVLEGSLRVGAAPVPRHLELFCAEDSRTL, from the coding sequence ATGATTTCTTGGCACAAACTCCGTCTGCTCCTTTTGCTAGATTGGCTgagcttctccgccgccgccgcggcagccGACACGCTCTCCGTAGGAGAATTTCTCGCCGGGAATCGGACTCTGATCTCGGAAGGAGGCAAGTTTGAGCTTGGGTTCTTCTCCCCGACCGGCAATGGCAACTCCAGGTACTACGTCGGCATATGGTACAAGCAAATCCCGGTGCAGACGGTCATCTGGGTGATGAACAGAGACCTCCCGGTCTCGGACCCATCGTCGGCAGAGCTGACGGTAGCTCCGGACGGCAACCTCCTCCTCCTACAAAACGGGAATCAGACCAAGAAGCCAATCTGGTCGTCGACCAACTCCAGCTACGCGCGCCCATCAGTCGGGCCCGTGGTGGCGGTGCTCCTCGACACCGGGAACCTCGTTCTGCGCGGCAACTCCTCGCAGCAGATCATATGGCAGAGCTTCGATCACCCGACCGACACGCTCGTGCCGGGCGGCCGGGTGGGGCTGAACAAGCGCACCGGCGCGTACCAGGCGCTCGTGTCATGGAGGAGCGCCGACGACCCCTCCACGGGATGGTACACGGACCGGGTCGACCCGTTCGGCGTGTCCGGCCAGTACACCTTCCTGTGGAACGGCACGACCGTGTACTACTACTCCGGCGCCTGGGACGGGCAGCGCTTcgcgtccgtgccggagatgggcATATCGGCCAGGTACAGGTATATCTTGGTCAACAACGACGAGGAAGTCAGCTTCTCCTTCGAGGTCACCGACCCGTCTACCCTGTCGAGGATGGTGATGAGCCCGAACGGGCAGTACACCATGTACGACTGGTCCAGCAAGTCCGGCGGGCAGTGGCTGCTTCACTTCGCGACTCCCACGTCACCGTGCGACGTGTACTCCGCGTGCGGGGCCTTCGGTCTGTGCGACGCGGCCAGCTCGCGGTACTGCCGGTGCTTGCCGGCGTTCGACGCCACGTCGCCGGGGGATTGGAGCGGCGGCTGCGCGAGGAAGACGAGCTTGCACTGCAGCAACGACTCAGCGTCCACCGATGGGTTCCTTCCGGTGCAAAATGTCAAGCTGCCGAGCAGGTACATCACGGACACTGATGGTGGAGGTAGCGCTGGGGATTGTGCGTCAGCGTGCTTGAGAAACTGCTCTTGCACGGCATACGCGTACGAGGGCGGTTGCTTGGTGTGGGCTGGTGGTCTGAGGAACATTCAGCAGCTTACCGACGGCGACGCTGCCGGTTCTACTCTGTTCCTCcgggtcgccgccgccgaccttGCTGCCAATAGCAACCATGTCGGCCTGTCAACAATTGATCGCGATGCCATCCTGGTCGCATCTGCACTAGCTTTTCTCACGATCCTCTGCTGCTTGTTCTCCGTTGTTGCCTGGAGGAGGCGACGTGGCGCGCAAACTGTGTGGCTTGACGGCTCACTCCTGGTGTTCAACCACGGCTATCTAGTGCGGTGCACGAAGAACTTCTCCGAGAAGCTGGGGATGGGCAGCTTTGGCTCCGTGTACAAGGGGAAGCTCCGCGACCGCACCGCCGTAGCCGTCAAGAGGCTCGAGCTGGGAGGATCGGCGCAGGGCGAGAAGCAGTTCCGCGCAGAGGTGAGGACGCTGGGCAGGATCCACCACGTCAACCTGGTGCGCCTCCGCGGGTTCTGCGTCACGGCGCGCGAGCGGCTGCTGGTCTACGACTACATGCCCAACGGCTCCCTGGCGTCCGCCATGTCGGGCGCCGGTTTCGGGATGCTGGACTGGGGCGCCAGGTTCGGGATCATGGTCGGCGTCGCCCGGGGGCTCGCCTACCTCCACGAGCAGTGCCAGGAGCGCATCGTGCACTGCGACGTGAAGCCGGAGAACATACTCCTCGACGCGGCCTTCTGCGCCAAGGTGGCCGACTTCGGCATGGCGAAGCTCATCGGGCGGGACTTCAGCGCCGCGCTCACCACGGCGCGGGGCACGGTGGGGTACCTGGCGCCGGAGTGGGTCCTGGGCCTGCCCGTCACGTCCAAGGCCGACGTGTACAGCTACGGCATGACGCTGCTGGAGCTCGTCTCCGGGCGGAGGAACCGGGACGCCGGCGGGCGCGGCGTGGGGTACTTCCCGCTCTGGGCCGCGACCAAGGTCAGCGAGGGGCAGTTTCTGGCGATCTTGGACGAGAGGTTGGCGGGGGCCGcggacatggaggagctgagccgGGCGTGCAACGCCGCGAGCTGGTGCATACAGCAGACCGAGGCGCTGAGGCCGACCATGGGGCAGGTGGTGCAGGTTCTGGAAGGGTCGCTCAGGGTGGGCGCTGCCCCCGTGCCGAGACACCTCGAGCTATTCTGTGCGGAGGATTCGCGCACGCTCTGA